Within Malus domestica chromosome 04, GDT2T_hap1, the genomic segment AGCGCAAACAAAAATACCCTTTTATTCATACTTGAAGACAAGGATTGAAATATCGGCCGATACACCGATATATCAATATTTTCAACTGTCGATACCGATACTGGGGGGTAAGGCCATATCTTCCCCTATATCGACGATATATCCCCGATAAGTGCGATATCTCCGATATTTTGCCGATATTCTCGATATTTCCCGATACCTAtaacaaaacccaaaacaattcaaaagttttgaagcaaattaaaacccaaaagatTTTTTGGAGGTATGTGGGCAGTGATTAGATATGTGTGAAGGCTTTTGGCAATATCCAATTCAAAAGATTTGTTGGAGTATCCATTAATTATTACTATAAAGAATCTGTGCACAATGAATTGAGGGGACATACATGTCTTATCTGAAGAGAAAGAAATACACAAATCCAAATATTAAATTTCTGGTCAAATATATCTTTAATACCCACAAGAAAATGATGCACATGTGTCTGAGCTTCTTATGGAACTCTTTatcatttaatatttgttttgttttttggttgtttctttttcactttttgaAGTCAGGCAATTGGCAATATGCAATGCACTGCCCATATACCTCCAAAAAAATTTGACTACCTTTATTTCCATCAAAGCCAGAGAATCATCCAAATGGAATCTATAAAATAAAGTCTGCAAAGCCCATATACCATTGTCCCTCAACCCCCAAAACTTCCCATTGTTATCACGAGAGAAGCCTTCTTTAAATCAGAGGCTGTTTTACTTTTTTTGGGGCACCAAATCTTcacttctcttctttctctgcgtgcttttcaatttttatttagtCTGTGAGCTTCTTTCCTTGTTTTCAAGTTCTCTTTTACTGCTGTTTCAGGTATGTGGCTCTCCCTCATGGTCTGTATTGTTTTTGTGATAGATTTGATATtgtaagttaatttaatatatttaagtGTGATAGATTAAAAATGGCAAGTAGTAGTAGACCGAGTAGAGCTAGTGTGCCTGGTGGTCTTGATGTGGCATGGAAATATGCTCGTCCAATAGAAGGCAATAAGCATGGCACAATATGCACATTTTGTGAATCCACATTTCAAAGTGGTGGAATTACACGGTTAAAGTATCATTTGGCCAGATTTGATCCACATAAGAGTGTAAAGAAGTGCACAGAATAGCCACCAGATATTAAGAATGAGGTAATTGCATGGATAAAGGATAAAGAGTCTAGCAAACAACATAAGGAATCTGTTGAAGAAAACATAAGATCTACAGTAAAAGAGGGATACATGGGCAATAAAAGTAGCAATCATgttgttgatgatgatgataatgatGAGGATGGATATGCATATCCTCCAAACATGCACTCTGCGAAGAAAGAAGATTACCTTGCTGCCATTAGAGTGTCGAAGGATGAAGAATGGTTTAGACAATGAGGAGTTTACGGAATGGGAAGCAAACAATTTGCAAGGGGAACAAGTGGTAGTAGTCCACCGCAATACCGTCGCACTCAAAGCCTTCGAGACCCACTCTGATCTCCTCCGGTACCAATGCCACACAAGAACACTAGAACAAAACAGAGAACAATCAAATGCATGATTAGACACTCAGCAGAGGTACTGGGAAGATATTGTAGCAAATTCTTCATACTTGAGAATGTGGCTCCTCAAAAAGCAAGTTCCCCTCATTTCAAGAACATGATTGTTGCAGCCCAACAAGCAAGTTTTGCTTTATTCCTTATGACTTTCCTTTCTTGAACTTAAATATTCTAAACACACCAATTGCTAATATGAGTTCAATTATATTAGGTCAAGGTGTAGCCACACCATCGCCGTATGAAATAAAGCATAAGTACTTAGATATGGAACACACAGACATGCAAGCTTATGTGGAAAAGGTAAAGGAAGATTGGGGCATGTATGGATGCACCATCATGAGTGATGGATGGACTGGCCCAACGAGGTTGTCCATAATAAATTTCATGGTCTACTCAAACgggaaaacaatttttttgaaatcaGTGGATGCTTCAAATAAAACCAAGGATGCAAAGTACATCGCCAAATTGTTGAAGGATGTCATAAAAGAGGTTGGGCAGTCAAATGTTGTTCATATTGTCATCGACAATGGTTCAACCTTTGTTAAGGCTGGAGAGATAATGATGGAGCGGTATCCTATTTATTGGACTCCTTATGCTACACATTGCATTGatctaatatttaaaaatattggGAAGCAAGAGTCGGTGGCTAATGTCATAAATAAAGCCAGGAAATTAACCAACTACATTTACAATCATGGTTGGCTATTGGCTCAGATAAGGATCTTCTGTCAAGGAGATTTGGTCCGACCCGGTGCAACTCGGTTTGTGACAAACTACATCACCATCAATAGCATCTTAAATAAGAAAGCTGGGCTGAGGCAACTTTTTACAAGTGAGGAATGGTATAATAGTCGATTCGGTGAATCAGAAGAAGGGAAGAGAATTGAAAGTCGAGTCCTTGATCATAGATTATGGGATGCCATGGAAGGAGTGCAATCCATCTATGAGCCCTTATATAGCATCATGCGAATTGTTAACACAGAGGTAGTTCCTACAATGCCTATCTTATATGATATGTTTCACATAATGAAAGAGAAGATTTCTACGTTGAATGGAAAAAAATGGATTCTCAAAATCATCAATCACAGATGGGATGTCACATTATCTCGTCCATTACATCAAGCTGGTATGTTTTAATCTCTTAGTAAAAACGTGcatcaatttttaaatttatacaaCGGGCATCAACTAATCTTCATATTTGTAGCCCAGTACTTGAACCCTAGATATCAATATGAAAAAAGGGGTTGGCCACAATAAAGAGTTACTTTCAGGACTCCAACGCGTATTTGAAAGGTTGAATCCAACTCGGGATAGAGGTTTGCAAGAATTTGGGGTCGAGGTAAGTGAACACAAAACAATGCCTTCCTCATTAAGTTTAGTTTAATACATACTGAACACAAAACATTGTGAATCCAGGTGATAAATTTTAGAGAATGTAGAAAGACATTTCGCACTGAGGTGGCcgtcaaatcaagaaaatcgaTCCCCCCAGCAGAATGGTGGAATCTTCATGGTGATTCTGCCCCGAACTTGCAAAAAATTGCTATGTGTATATTGTCATAGATAGCATCATCATCGGCATGTGAGCGAAATTGGAGTACATTTGCTCTTATTCACACGAAACAAAGGAACGGTCTCGCATATACTAGGCTGGAAAATATTGTCTCTTGCTATTATAATATGAAACTTAAGCTACATGATGAAGAGGCCAAAATGAACAAGGTTGCAGAAAATGACTACATAGACCTTCTTGACATTGCAGGGCAACCATCTGATGATGATAATAATCCAAATCAACAATGGATTATGACAGCTCACTTGGATGATGAACAAGGCAACCTTGATGCCGTTATAGCACAACATGCTACCCAAGAAGGAGTTGATGTTGATAGAGTCATATCCGAAGATGTTAGGAGTAGAGATACTTCATCAT encodes:
- the LOC103419270 gene encoding uncharacterized protein, with product MEHTDMQAYVEKVKEDWGMYGCTIMSDGWTGPTRLSIINFMVYSNGKTIFLKSVDASNKTKDAKYIAKLLKDVIKEVGQSNVVHIVIDNGSTFVKAGEIMMERYPIYWTPYATHCIDLIFKNIGKQESVANVINKARKLTNYIYNHGWLLAQIRIFCQGDLVRPGATRFVTNYITINSILNKKAGLRQLFTSEEWYNSRFGESEEGKRIESRVLDHRLWDAMEGVQSIYEPLYSIMRIVNTEVVPTMPILYDMFHIMKEKISTLNGKKWILKIINHRWDVTLSRPLHQADINMKKGVGHNKELLSGLQRVFERLNPTRDRGLQEFGVEIASSSACERNWSTFALIHTKQRNGLAYTRLENIVSCYYNMKLKLHDEEAKMNKVAENDYIDLLDIAGQPSDDDNNPNQQWIMTAHLDDEQGNLDAVIAQHATQEGVDVDRVISEDVRSRDTSSFERDMLGTRQGQRRPLRDDASTDRKESSSNSLDNDGGSNVGS